In one window of Duganella dendranthematis DNA:
- the tldD gene encoding metalloprotease TldD, with product MKPFEPNLSTLAVARDILLTPFGLDEGKLLKTLGSMFTHKVDYADLYFQFTKNEGWSLEEGIVKTGSFSIDQGVGVRAVSGDKTAFSYSDEISEAALMDAASATRTIARAGAGKIKVAGAMNQVGGRSLYLPHDPLVSLDATAKVQLLERIEKMARAKDPRVVQVMASLAGEYDVVLVVRSDGVLAADIRPLVRVSLTVIVEQNGRREMGSSGGGGRYDYGYFSDTLLEEYATEAVKSALVNLDARPAPAGPMTVVLGPGWPGILLHEAIGHGLEGDFNRKGSSTFSGRIGERVAAKGVTVVDDGTLADRRGSLNIDDEGNPTQCTTLIEDGILKGYIQDTMNARLMKMPVTGNARRESFAHLPMPRMTNTYMLGGDKDPGEILASVKNGLYAVNFGGGQVDITNGKFVFSASEAYMIENGKITYPVKGATLIGNGPEVLNRVSMIGNDMKLDPGVGVCGKEGQSVPVGVGQPTLRIDGVTVGGTA from the coding sequence ATGAAGCCATTTGAACCGAACCTGTCCACCCTGGCCGTAGCGCGCGATATCCTGCTGACGCCGTTCGGGCTGGACGAAGGCAAGCTGCTCAAGACCTTGGGCAGCATGTTCACCCACAAAGTCGACTACGCCGACTTGTATTTCCAATTTACCAAAAACGAAGGCTGGAGCCTGGAAGAGGGCATCGTCAAGACCGGCAGTTTCTCGATCGACCAGGGCGTCGGCGTGCGCGCGGTGTCGGGCGACAAGACCGCGTTTTCGTATTCGGACGAGATTTCCGAAGCGGCGCTGATGGATGCCGCCTCCGCCACCCGCACCATCGCCCGTGCTGGCGCTGGCAAGATCAAGGTGGCTGGCGCGATGAACCAGGTCGGCGGCCGTTCGCTGTATCTGCCGCATGATCCGCTGGTGTCGCTGGACGCCACCGCCAAGGTGCAGCTGCTGGAGCGCATCGAGAAGATGGCGCGCGCCAAGGATCCACGCGTGGTGCAGGTGATGGCCAGTCTGGCCGGCGAATACGATGTGGTGCTGGTAGTGCGCAGCGATGGCGTGCTGGCGGCCGATATCCGTCCGCTGGTGCGCGTGTCGCTGACCGTGATCGTCGAGCAGAACGGCCGTCGGGAAATGGGTTCGTCCGGCGGCGGCGGTCGCTACGACTATGGTTACTTCAGCGATACGCTGCTGGAAGAGTATGCGACCGAGGCCGTCAAATCGGCGCTGGTGAACCTGGACGCGCGTCCGGCGCCGGCCGGTCCGATGACCGTGGTGCTGGGCCCTGGCTGGCCGGGCATCCTGCTGCACGAAGCGATCGGCCACGGCCTCGAAGGCGACTTCAACCGCAAGGGTTCGTCGACTTTCTCCGGCCGTATCGGCGAACGGGTGGCGGCCAAGGGCGTCACCGTGGTCGATGATGGCACGCTGGCGGATCGCCGTGGTTCGCTGAATATCGACGACGAAGGCAATCCGACCCAGTGCACCACGCTGATCGAAGACGGCATCCTGAAGGGCTATATCCAGGACACCATGAACGCGCGCCTGATGAAGATGCCGGTGACCGGCAACGCCCGCCGCGAATCGTTCGCGCACCTGCCGATGCCGCGCATGACCAACACCTACATGCTGGGTGGCGACAAGGATCCGGGCGAAATCCTGGCGTCGGTGAAGAACGGCCTGTATGCGGTCAATTTCGGCGGCGGCCAGGTCGATATCACCAACGGCAAGTTCGTGTTCTCGGCCAGCGAAGCGTACATGATTGAGAACGGCAAGATCACCTATCCGGTCAAAGGCGCGACCCTGATCGGCAATGGTCCGGAAGTGCTGAACCGCGTATCGATGATCGGCAACGACATGAAGCTGGACCCGGGCGTGGGTGTATGCGGCAAGGAAGGCCAGAGCGTGCCGGTGGGCGTCGGCCAGCCAACCCTGCGGATCGACGGCGTGACCGTCGGCGGTACTGCCTAA
- a CDS encoding TonB-dependent receptor: MMIERAMSRTLRALFAGGLLVGMHAAQAQTDEAPIQRVEVTGSSIKRLATETALPITTIKASDFEKQGLTTAAEVMNTLSMNQSVTGSSQSVGSGTGGIATADLRGLGSNKTLVLLNGRRLASHPFNGSSVDLNIIPLSALERVEVLRDGASAIYGTDAIGGVINFITKRSVTGATVSVERYQPQASGAGAESRLNLSGGYGDLDKDGWNVFGVIDLHKQTALQAADRDFSSTSVRPDKGINNSSGTSQPGNFYSDNGITGNPYYASGCVGKGLIKNANGTCRTDTIAYIQDIPKTQQESFLGKATFKLSEDNVATIEYLHSRSTNQSSIAPSPLTGITMTSASPYYPGGSAGVPAVAGLTGEDLTINWRTVAAGNRMGYDTSISDRLVVASEGLVGGWDYNVGLTYGISKAASAFIGGYTNDSLMKAGVLSGILNPFGEQSAAGTAYIDAAQLRGEYLAAKMTSVGVDAKVSREIYQLPAGGVGFAIGSEFRHDKATYDVNTALASQASSSGYADAQDQAGQRNIAALYSEISVPLTKTLELSGAARYDHYNDVGGSFNPKIGLRWEASKQVLFRTSYNTGFRAPTLYDLHGPATSTFTSNAYDDPKLCPNGVAGDGVNPNIACNQQQYIRSGGNPNLKPEKSKTFALGVVFEPVSAVSVSFDYFNIKIKDSIGTVSESTIFDNYDKYKNYFVYSADGKTLQYVNAVLDNLGEVKTSGIDTSLRWKLPRTSVGDFGFQFDGTWVHSYKYQNETGGEFVENVGVYGDNAPVFRWKHNATISWKKGPWSASFSNKYLSGYVDENDVADAYYHKVRAYSTYSLSSSYTGFKNTDLTVGIKNLFDSAPPYTNQGTTFQSGYDPRFTDPLGRTFYVKASYKF, encoded by the coding sequence ATGATGATTGAAAGAGCGATGTCCCGTACCTTGCGTGCGCTGTTTGCCGGTGGCCTGTTGGTCGGCATGCACGCAGCACAAGCGCAAACCGATGAGGCACCGATCCAGCGCGTGGAAGTGACCGGTTCCAGCATCAAGCGCCTGGCCACTGAAACGGCGCTGCCGATCACCACCATCAAAGCCTCCGACTTCGAAAAGCAAGGCCTGACCACCGCCGCCGAAGTGATGAACACGCTGTCGATGAACCAGAGCGTCACCGGCAGCAGCCAGTCGGTCGGCTCCGGCACCGGCGGCATCGCCACCGCCGACCTGCGCGGCCTGGGCAGCAACAAGACACTGGTGCTGCTGAACGGCCGCCGCCTGGCCAGCCACCCGTTCAACGGCTCGTCGGTTGACCTCAACATCATTCCACTGTCGGCGCTGGAACGCGTCGAAGTGCTGCGCGACGGCGCCTCGGCCATCTACGGCACTGACGCCATCGGCGGCGTAATCAACTTCATCACCAAGCGTTCGGTGACCGGCGCCACTGTCAGCGTCGAGCGTTACCAGCCGCAAGCCAGCGGCGCCGGCGCCGAGTCGCGCCTCAACCTGTCAGGCGGCTACGGCGACCTCGACAAGGACGGCTGGAATGTGTTCGGCGTGATCGACCTGCACAAGCAGACCGCGCTGCAGGCCGCCGACCGCGACTTCTCCAGCACCAGCGTGCGTCCCGACAAGGGCATCAACAACAGCAGCGGCACTTCGCAGCCGGGCAACTTCTATTCGGACAACGGCATCACCGGCAACCCTTACTACGCCAGCGGTTGCGTCGGCAAAGGGCTGATCAAGAACGCCAACGGCACCTGCCGTACCGACACCATCGCCTACATCCAGGACATTCCGAAGACGCAGCAGGAGTCCTTCCTGGGCAAGGCCACCTTCAAGCTGAGCGAAGACAATGTCGCCACGATTGAATACCTGCACAGCCGCTCGACCAACCAGAGCAGCATCGCGCCGTCGCCGCTGACGGGCATCACCATGACCTCGGCCAGCCCCTACTATCCAGGCGGCAGCGCCGGCGTGCCGGCCGTGGCCGGCCTGACCGGCGAGGACCTGACCATCAACTGGCGCACGGTCGCCGCCGGCAACCGCATGGGCTACGACACCTCGATCTCTGACCGCCTGGTGGTGGCATCGGAAGGCCTGGTGGGCGGCTGGGATTACAACGTTGGCCTGACCTACGGCATCAGCAAGGCCGCCAGCGCCTTCATCGGCGGCTACACCAATGACTCGCTGATGAAAGCGGGCGTACTGAGCGGCATCCTGAATCCGTTCGGCGAACAGTCGGCCGCCGGCACCGCCTACATCGACGCGGCCCAGCTGCGCGGCGAATACCTTGCCGCCAAGATGACCAGCGTCGGCGTCGACGCCAAAGTCAGCCGCGAGATCTACCAGCTGCCGGCAGGCGGCGTCGGTTTCGCGATCGGCTCGGAATTCCGCCACGACAAGGCCACCTACGACGTCAACACTGCGCTGGCGTCGCAGGCGTCGAGTTCCGGCTACGCCGACGCGCAAGACCAGGCCGGCCAGCGCAACATCGCCGCGCTGTACTCGGAGATCAGCGTGCCGCTGACCAAGACGCTGGAACTGTCGGGCGCCGCCCGTTACGACCATTACAACGACGTCGGCGGCAGCTTCAATCCGAAGATCGGCCTGCGCTGGGAAGCCAGCAAGCAGGTGCTGTTCCGCACCTCGTACAACACCGGCTTCCGCGCGCCGACGCTGTACGACCTGCATGGCCCGGCCACCTCGACCTTCACCAGCAATGCGTACGACGATCCGAAACTGTGCCCGAACGGCGTGGCCGGCGATGGCGTCAATCCGAACATCGCCTGTAACCAGCAGCAGTACATCCGCAGCGGCGGCAATCCCAACCTGAAGCCGGAGAAATCCAAGACCTTCGCGCTGGGCGTGGTGTTCGAGCCGGTCAGCGCGGTCAGCGTGTCGTTCGATTACTTCAACATCAAGATCAAGGATTCGATCGGCACCGTGTCGGAGTCGACCATCTTCGACAACTACGACAAGTACAAGAACTACTTCGTCTACTCGGCCGACGGCAAGACGCTGCAGTACGTCAACGCCGTGCTGGACAACCTGGGTGAAGTGAAGACCTCCGGCATCGACACCAGCCTGCGCTGGAAACTGCCGCGCACCTCGGTGGGCGACTTCGGCTTCCAGTTCGACGGCACCTGGGTACACAGCTACAAGTACCAGAACGAAACCGGTGGCGAGTTCGTGGAAAACGTCGGCGTGTATGGCGACAATGCGCCGGTGTTCCGCTGGAAGCACAACGCCACCATCAGCTGGAAGAAAGGTCCGTGGAGCGCCAGCTTCTCCAACAAGTACCTGAGCGGCTACGTGGATGAGAACGATGTGGCGGATGCCTACTACCACAAGGTGCGGGCGTACTCGACCTACTCGCTGTCGAGCAGCTACACGGGCTTCAAGAATACCGACCTGACGGTGGGTATCAAGAACCTGTTTGACAGCGCGCCGCCGTACACCAACCAGGGCACGACGTTCCAGAGCGGTTACGATCCACGCTTCACGGACCCGCTGGGCCGCACCTTCTACGTGAAGGCCAGCTACAAGTTCTAA
- a CDS encoding carbon-nitrogen hydrolase family protein — MNHTVAAVQMISSPTVDENIATARRLVTQAANDGAGLVLLPEYWAIMGLADSDKVKVAEPLGTGPIQDFMAGLARELGIWLIGGTLPLASDDAEKVINTTLVYNPQGEHVSRYDKIHLFGFTKGTESYNESKTIVPGTNIGVFEAPFGKVGMSVCYDLRFPELFRAMGPVSLIVLPAAFTYTTGMAHWEILLRARAIENQCYVLAAAQGGIHPNGRRTWGHSMLIDPWGTVKSVLAEGEGVVQGVIDPEYMQGVRDSLPALKHRTM; from the coding sequence ATGAACCATACCGTCGCCGCCGTACAAATGATTTCCTCGCCCACCGTGGATGAAAACATCGCCACCGCGCGCCGCCTGGTCACCCAGGCCGCCAACGACGGCGCCGGGCTGGTGCTGCTGCCGGAATACTGGGCCATCATGGGCCTGGCCGACAGCGACAAGGTCAAGGTGGCCGAGCCGCTGGGTACCGGGCCGATCCAGGACTTCATGGCCGGTCTGGCGCGCGAGCTGGGCATCTGGCTGATCGGCGGCACCTTGCCGCTGGCGTCGGACGATGCCGAAAAGGTCATCAACACCACGCTGGTGTACAACCCGCAAGGCGAGCACGTCAGCCGCTACGACAAGATCCACCTGTTCGGCTTTACCAAGGGTACCGAGTCGTACAACGAATCGAAGACCATTGTGCCAGGCACGAATATCGGTGTGTTCGAGGCGCCGTTCGGCAAGGTCGGCATGTCGGTGTGCTATGACTTGCGCTTCCCGGAGCTGTTCCGCGCCATGGGGCCGGTGTCGCTGATCGTGCTGCCGGCCGCCTTCACCTACACCACCGGCATGGCGCACTGGGAAATCCTGCTGCGCGCGCGCGCCATCGAGAACCAGTGCTACGTGCTGGCGGCGGCGCAGGGCGGCATCCATCCGAACGGCCGCCGCACCTGGGGCCACAGCATGCTGATCGACCCATGGGGCACGGTCAAGTCGGTGCTGGCCGAGGGCGAGGGCGTGGTGCAGGGCGTGATCGACCCCGAATACATGCAAGGCGTGCGCGACAGCCTGCCGGCGCTCAAACACCGGACCATGTGA
- a CDS encoding YhdP family protein has translation MQKPEEETVTGEGPLAARWHRLRTAYRICNLATHHVLGFILKLVLLLYFAFTILFLTLRYLVLPNIDHYKGDIERAASSAVGNQVTISRVYASWNGFRPNLFLGDVVLYDPQGRPALSLPSVSATLSWWTAVTGNLRFRSLELTRPDLSIVRETDGRLYVAGMFIDPNKPSDGKGLDWLLLQRDIVIRDGRLQWTDRLRNAPPLALDNFQLVLRNEWLHHQLSVRATPPAALAQPLDLRADFTHPAFGARISNFSMWKGEVYADIRNTDLQGWKTWVDYPFDLSKGHGSLRAWVGVDQSRLTGLTADVGLSDITAVLGKDLPLLDLQQMSGRIAVHEDIRPPAARQGATTPRFGALGHSLELHDLMLTTRDGLVMAPTSLSENYVAAAGAKPERFEVRARQLDLQTLAGLAERLPLTERQHKMVAGFAPRGLLQNFSAEWQGAFPALQTYRVKGDVVGLGLKPQPPRLAQPKSGKTPAITGMPAIPGFDNLSGSIDATERGGSFSLTSQQLVLQMPDYFAEASMPFDHLNLKARWSFEDDNQLLFQIDSMDFEQEGMRGTLQGTHTISLAGKGPGKADLSGTLTGFQINRIGRYLPMQTPHDLTHWLTGALEGGVASDVTIRLRGDLTHFPFKDDKARGEFRVAGKLTDAKLNYEPGYYLHDGKELGKDGQPLPLWPQAEHIKGSFLFEGARMEIRGDTATTAGAALSNVKAVIPDLSVHDSMLEIDGNAAAPMQEFLRYLTISPVLDWISHFTDETQASGNAKLTLSLRIPLAHAIDTKVQGTVQLANNDIVLMNDLPVVQSSQGKIEFNERGVNLNQISGNFLGGPVSITGGTQKDGAIIVRLGGLLTADGFRQAFQMPAMQRLADHFNGGTRYSGTVTARDHQVIVAVESSLTGLALDLPAPANKTATDSMPLRFVLTSGLTADAVGFLHDDIRINLGSGIAARYQRQKQSKQHWKLVRGGIGVNTPAPEPDSGLAFNISMNQLSVDNWLDFGDVIAGPAAAGSAAALAAPSEASDFTQYVMPDAIAARTSELVIGGRKLENVVVGVTHRKGMWQASIDSTQANGYVTWAEPSTGAGLGKVTARLSSLVIPESASSDVQALLDDKSAAATIPALDVVVERFELFNKPLGRLELQANNAQLANAREWRVSKLSLINADGELNGTGKWVSKDGVHDTSLNFNLGIIDAGKLLERFGYLDTLKGGKGSLKGDIAWKGLPYSLDLPSLSGQITLNVEKGQFLKQDPGAAKLLGVLSLQALPRLLKLDFHDVFSEGLAFDGITANASLNHGILKTDNLKMHGVAATVLMDGSADIANETTNLHVVVIPEVNLGTAPLVYALAVNPVIGLGSFLAQLFLSAPVMKALTYHMEVAGPWKAPVVTKLDATKLEPSKGSP, from the coding sequence ATGCAAAAACCAGAAGAGGAGACCGTGACAGGCGAAGGGCCATTGGCCGCGCGCTGGCACCGGCTCCGTACCGCCTATCGGATCTGCAATCTGGCCACCCATCATGTGCTGGGCTTCATCCTGAAGCTGGTACTGCTGCTGTATTTTGCCTTCACCATCCTGTTCCTGACACTGCGCTATCTGGTGCTGCCGAATATCGACCATTACAAGGGCGATATCGAGCGTGCCGCCAGCAGCGCGGTCGGCAACCAGGTGACGATTTCCCGTGTGTATGCTTCATGGAACGGCTTCCGTCCCAACCTGTTCCTGGGCGATGTGGTGCTGTACGACCCGCAGGGGCGCCCGGCGTTGAGCTTGCCGAGCGTGTCGGCCACGCTGTCGTGGTGGACGGCGGTGACGGGCAATCTGCGCTTCCGGTCGCTGGAACTGACGCGGCCCGACCTGTCCATCGTGCGCGAGACCGACGGCCGCCTGTATGTGGCCGGCATGTTCATCGATCCCAACAAGCCGAGCGACGGCAAAGGGCTGGACTGGCTGCTGCTGCAGCGCGACATTGTTATCCGCGACGGCCGCCTGCAGTGGACCGACCGCCTGCGCAATGCGCCGCCGCTGGCGCTGGACAACTTCCAGCTGGTGCTGCGTAACGAGTGGCTGCACCACCAGCTGTCGGTACGCGCCACGCCGCCGGCGGCGCTGGCACAGCCGCTCGACTTGCGGGCCGACTTCACCCATCCGGCATTCGGCGCCCGCATCTCCAACTTCTCCATGTGGAAGGGCGAGGTTTACGCCGACATCCGCAATACCGATTTACAGGGTTGGAAGACCTGGGTCGATTATCCGTTTGACCTGAGCAAGGGCCACGGCTCCTTGCGCGCCTGGGTCGGGGTCGACCAGTCGCGCCTGACCGGGCTGACCGCCGATGTCGGCCTGAGCGACATCACCGCCGTGCTGGGCAAGGACTTGCCGTTGCTGGACTTGCAGCAGATGAGCGGCCGCATCGCCGTGCATGAGGATATCCGGCCGCCGGCGGCGCGCCAGGGCGCCACCACGCCGCGCTTCGGCGCGCTCGGCCACAGCCTGGAACTGCACGATTTGATGCTGACCACACGTGACGGGCTGGTGATGGCGCCGACCTCGCTGTCGGAAAATTATGTGGCCGCGGCCGGCGCCAAGCCGGAGCGCTTCGAAGTACGGGCCCGCCAGCTGGACCTGCAAACCCTGGCCGGCCTGGCCGAGCGCTTGCCGCTGACCGAACGGCAGCACAAGATGGTGGCGGGCTTTGCACCGCGCGGCCTGTTGCAGAATTTCTCCGCCGAATGGCAGGGCGCCTTTCCGGCTTTGCAGACCTACCGCGTCAAAGGTGACGTGGTCGGACTGGGGCTGAAGCCGCAGCCGCCGCGCCTGGCGCAGCCGAAGAGCGGCAAGACGCCGGCAATTACCGGCATGCCGGCGATTCCCGGTTTCGACAACCTCAGCGGCTCGATCGACGCCACCGAGCGCGGCGGCAGTTTCAGCCTGACCTCGCAGCAACTTGTGCTGCAGATGCCGGACTATTTCGCCGAGGCGTCGATGCCGTTCGATCACCTGAACCTGAAGGCGCGCTGGTCGTTTGAGGACGACAACCAGCTGCTGTTCCAGATCGATTCGATGGACTTCGAGCAGGAAGGCATGCGCGGCACCTTGCAGGGCACGCACACCATTTCGCTGGCCGGCAAGGGACCGGGCAAGGCCGACCTGAGCGGCACGCTGACCGGCTTCCAGATCAACCGCATCGGTCGCTATCTGCCGATGCAGACGCCGCACGACCTGACTCACTGGCTGACCGGCGCGCTGGAAGGCGGCGTCGCCAGCGATGTCACGATCCGCCTGCGTGGCGACCTGACGCATTTCCCGTTCAAGGACGACAAGGCGCGCGGCGAATTCCGTGTGGCCGGCAAGCTGACCGACGCCAAGCTGAATTACGAGCCGGGCTACTATCTGCACGACGGCAAGGAACTGGGTAAGGATGGCCAGCCATTGCCGCTGTGGCCGCAAGCCGAACACATCAAAGGCAGCTTCCTGTTCGAAGGCGCGCGCATGGAAATCCGCGGCGACACCGCCACCACCGCTGGCGCTGCGCTGAGCAATGTCAAGGCCGTGATTCCGGACTTGAGCGTGCACGATTCCATGCTGGAGATCGACGGCAACGCCGCCGCGCCGATGCAGGAGTTCCTGCGCTACCTGACCATCAGCCCGGTATTGGACTGGATCTCGCATTTCACCGACGAGACGCAAGCCAGCGGCAACGCCAAGCTGACGCTGAGCCTGCGCATTCCGCTGGCGCACGCGATCGACACCAAGGTCCAGGGGACGGTGCAGCTGGCCAACAACGACATCGTGCTGATGAACGATTTGCCGGTGGTGCAGTCGTCGCAGGGCAAGATTGAATTCAACGAGCGCGGCGTCAACCTGAACCAGATCAGCGGCAATTTCCTCGGCGGCCCGGTATCGATCACCGGCGGCACCCAGAAGGATGGCGCGATCATCGTCCGACTCGGCGGCCTGCTGACCGCAGACGGCTTCCGCCAGGCCTTCCAGATGCCGGCCATGCAGCGCCTGGCCGACCACTTCAACGGCGGCACGCGCTACAGCGGCACGGTGACCGCGCGCGATCACCAGGTCATCGTCGCGGTCGAGTCGTCACTGACCGGCCTGGCGCTGGACCTGCCGGCGCCGGCCAACAAAACCGCCACCGACAGCATGCCGCTGCGCTTCGTGCTGACCAGCGGCCTGACGGCGGACGCGGTCGGCTTTCTGCATGACGATATCCGCATCAACCTCGGCAGCGGCATTGCCGCGCGTTATCAGCGCCAGAAGCAAAGCAAGCAGCACTGGAAGCTGGTGCGCGGCGGCATCGGCGTCAATACGCCAGCGCCGGAGCCGGACAGCGGCCTGGCCTTCAATATCAGCATGAACCAGCTGAGCGTCGACAACTGGCTGGACTTCGGCGACGTGATCGCCGGCCCGGCCGCTGCCGGCTCGGCGGCGGCGCTGGCGGCGCCGTCCGAAGCCAGCGATTTCACCCAATATGTCATGCCCGACGCCATCGCCGCCCGCACCAGCGAACTGGTGATTGGCGGCCGCAAGCTGGAAAACGTGGTGGTCGGCGTCACCCACCGGAAAGGCATGTGGCAGGCCAGCATCGATTCCACCCAGGCCAACGGCTACGTCACCTGGGCCGAACCATCCACTGGCGCCGGCCTCGGCAAGGTGACGGCGCGGCTGTCGTCGCTGGTGATTCCAGAGTCGGCCTCGAGCGACGTGCAGGCGCTGCTGGATGACAAGAGCGCGGCCGCCACCATTCCGGCGCTGGACGTGGTGGTTGAACGCTTTGAACTGTTCAACAAGCCGCTGGGCCGGCTGGAACTGCAAGCCAACAACGCCCAGCTGGCCAATGCGCGCGAATGGCGCGTCAGCAAGCTGTCGCTGATCAATGCCGACGGCGAGCTGAACGGCACCGGCAAGTGGGTCAGCAAGGATGGCGTGCACGACACCAGCCTGAATTTCAATCTCGGCATCATCGATGCCGGCAAGCTGCTGGAGCGCTTTGGCTATCTCGATACGCTGAAGGGCGGCAAGGGCTCGCTGAAAGGCGATATCGCCTGGAAGGGCTTGCCGTACTCGCTGGACCTGCCGAGCCTGTCCGGCCAGATCACGCTGAATGTGGAAAAGGGCCAGTTCCTCAAGCAGGACCCGGGCGCGGCCAAGCTGCTGGGCGTGCTGAGCCTGCAAGCCTTGCCGCGTCTGCTCAAGCTGGACTTCCACGATGTGTTCTCGGAAGGGCTGGCGTTTGACGGCATTACCGCCAATGCCTCCCTGAATCACGGCATCCTCAAGACCGACAACTTGAAAATGCACGGTGTGGCCGCCACTGTATTGATGGACGGCAGCGCCGACATCGCCAATGAGACCACCAATTTGCATGTGGTGGTGATTCCTGAGGTTAATCTGGGGACGGCGCCGCTGGTGTACGCGCTGGCGGTCAATCCGGTGATCGGCCTCGGCAGTTTCCTGGCCCAGCTATTCCTCAGTGCGCCGGTGATGAAGGCGCTGACCTATCATATGGAAGTTGCCGGGCCGTGGAAGGCGCCGGTCGTCACCAAGCTGGACGCCACCAAGCTGGAACCGTCAAAGGGATCGCCATGA